One genomic segment of Rivularia sp. PCC 7116 includes these proteins:
- a CDS encoding response regulator produces MDKNHTCEPPLVLVVEDNEDNLFLISHILESLGCRVIFQRVGSEATVILAKEHHPDLILLDIVLPDVSGIDILQLLRQEPLTCDLPAIAVTALATEQNRENIIRAGFNNYIIKPYLIEELEEMIFPYICGKLNSSSKYVVGQDKL; encoded by the coding sequence ATGGACAAAAATCATACTTGCGAACCACCTTTAGTTTTAGTAGTAGAAGATAATGAAGATAATTTATTTTTAATCAGTCATATTCTTGAGTCCCTGGGTTGTAGAGTTATTTTTCAAAGAGTTGGAAGTGAAGCAACAGTAATTTTAGCTAAAGAACACCACCCCGATTTAATACTGCTTGATATTGTTCTACCAGATGTTAGCGGTATCGATATTTTACAACTTTTGAGACAAGAACCTTTAACTTGCGATCTTCCTGCGATTGCTGTAACAGCTTTAGCTACGGAACAGAATCGCGAAAATATTATTAGAGCAGGATTTAATAACTATATTATTAAACCTTACTTGATTGAAGAATTAGAGGAAATGATATTTCCTTATATTTGTGGAAAATTAAATAGCTCATCGAAATATGTTGTTGGTCAAGATAAGTTGTAA